In the genome of Magnetospirillum sp. WYHS-4, the window GTGGCGGCGGCGGTGACGTCGACGATGTTGGAGGTCACCTCGGTGGTGCCCTGTGAAGCCTGCTGGACGCTCTGGGCGATCTCGCGGGTGGCGGCGCCCTGTTCCTCGACCGCGGCGGCGATGGTGGTCGCGGCATTTTTGATGCCGGCCATGGAACGGGTGATTTCGTCGATGGCGTTCACCGCGTCCTGGGTGGCCGACTGGATGCCGCCGATCTGGCCCGAGATTTCCTCGGTCGCCTTGGCGGTCTGGTTGGCCAGGTTCTTCACCTCCGAGGCGACGACGGCGAAGCCCTTGCCGGCCTCGCCCGCCCTGGCCGCCTCGATGGTGGCGTTGAGCGCCAGCAGGTTGGTCTGGTCGGCGATATCGGTGATCAGGTTGACCACCTCGCCGATCTTCTGGGCGGCGGCAGCCAGCCCCTTGATCTGCATGTTGGTGCGCTCGGTGCGCGTCATGGCCTCCTGGGAGGCGTCGGCCGACTGGTTGACCTGGCGGGTGATTTCCTCGACCGAGGCCGAAAGCTCCTCGGTTGCCGCGGCCACGGTCTGGACGTTCTGTGCCGCGCCTTCGGCGGCGTTCGCCACCACGGTGGCCTGGCGGCTGGTGGTCGAGGCGGTGCTTTCCATGGCCCCGGCCGAGGCCTGCAGTTCGGTGGCGGCCGAAGCCAGGGTGCCGACCACCTTCTGCACCGATGCCTCGAAGGCGTCCGCGACCTTGCGGAAGTTGGCGACCTTGCCGTTCATGGCGCCGATAGCCGCGTTGACCGTACGGGCGCCGCTGGTGAAGGCTCCCGTCGTGCCCTTCTCGATGATGCGGCGGAAGTAACGGTTCTGGGCCACGTATTCCATGGCGGCGCCCGATTCGCGCACGAAGGCGTCGGTGCGGTCGATCATGTTGTTGAGGGTCTTGTGCAGGTCGCCCATGCGGCCCTTGGCGTCGGAAAGCACGATGCGGGCCTCGAAGTCGCCCTTGTCGATGGCCTTGCAGACCGCCAGGGCCTGGGCGATCTCCGTGTCCACCCTGCGCAGGAAGAAGATGGGCAGAAGGGCTAGAACCACCGCGCCCAGCGCCATCGCGGTCTTGATGCCGAAGCCGGAAACGACGATATCCAGCACAATGGAAACGGCGGCCAGGATGGCGACCATTGCCGCCGCGATCATGGATTTCGTCAGGTTGCACATGAACTAGCCCCCTCCTTCAAAGCCAAAAAGTACAGTTGGGATAGAGTACCAGATTGCTAAATTTTGTAACTACAATTGAACGATATGATCTCGCATTATTGATCTACTCCCGCCAGAACCGAAGCAATGCCAAGTCGACAAACGACTTGCCCCGCATATCCGCCGCCACCGGCCGGCAAGGCGCGTCGGGATCGCCCAGATCGCAGACTACCGCCAGGGCCCCGGTCAGGTCGTCGTGGCGGGTATAGGTCGCAACGGTGGCGACCACGGGCAACCCGGCGGCCAGGGCGGCGCGCAGGCCGTTGCGGGAGTCTTCCAGGGCCAGGCAGGCGGCAGCAGGCAGGCCCAGCCTTTCCAGCACCCAGAGATAGATGTCGGGGGCCGGCTTCAGGGCGGGCACGCAGTTGCCGGCGCCGATGACATCGAACCAGTCCCCGGCTTCCGGCCCGCCGCTGGCGGCCAGCAGGGTGGACACATTCTCGGGGCTGGTGGTGGTGGCGATGGCGAGCTTCAGGCCGGCCGCCTTGGCTTCGCGGATCAGGCGCACCACGCCCGGCCGGAACGGCACGCCGCCCGAGCGCAGGCGTTCGTTGTAAAGCGCGGTCTTGCGTTCGTGCAGTTTCCGGGCGAACGCTTCCGCCTCCTGCCCGCCGGGGGGGACGAAACCAACCTCGGCCATGTGGCGCAAGATGCGCTGGCGCCCGCCGGTGGTGCCCAGCAGGCGTTCGTAGTCCGCCACCGACCAGTCCCAGGGCAGGCCCGATTCGCGGAAGGTCTCGTTGAAGGAAAGACGATGGGCTTCCTCGGTTTCGGCGAGGGTGCCGTCGACGTCGAACACCAGGGCTTGCAGAGTCATGGCGATCGCCTCACTTGGCGACGACGGGCGGCTGGGGCGGCTGGCCGGGGGCGGACAGGGAGAAGGCGGCCTGGAACTGGGCCTTGGGCTCGCGGGTGGTGGACACCACCAAGTTCAAGGTCTCGGCTCCCGCCCGGATCGCGTAATAGCGGCGGGTGAAGACCGTCTGGTGGTCGGAATCCACTTCCGTGGCGGTGAAGAAGCCGCCCTTGAACAGTCTTTCCAACGCCTCCAGGGTGCGGATTTCGTCGGCCCGCCGGGCGAAGACGCTGCAGGTGCCGTCGTCGCGCAAGGCCAGCGCGAAGGTTCCCTGGTCCTTGCGCAACAGCCAGGCTTGGCCGGGTGCGGCGCCCAGGAAGACCTGCTCCAGGCCGCCCTTCATCACCGGCAGGAACCATTCCCCGCCCTCGCCCACCTTTCTTTTCAGGCCGTCGTGGTCGCGGAAGTGCTTCAGACAGGTGCGGTCGAAGAAGCCGACGGCGGTGTCCGCGTGGGCGACGGCATCGCCGTCGGCCCGCGCGCCATCGGCCAGGAGGAGAGCCGCCAGGGCCAGAATGAAAATACGCATGGTCGCAAGGTCTCCTGCAATTGATTGGCGGGCGATGCGGCCTATGTGTATAAGCGTCCTCCCATCCCGAAACCAAGGATTCTCGCCATGACCTTCCGCTCCGTCCGCTTCGCCTTCGCGGCCCTTCTGGCTTTCGCGGCCCCGCCGGCCGGTGCCGCC includes:
- a CDS encoding methyl-accepting chemotaxis protein codes for the protein MCNLTKSMIAAAMVAILAAVSIVLDIVVSGFGIKTAMALGAVVLALLPIFFLRRVDTEIAQALAVCKAIDKGDFEARIVLSDAKGRMGDLHKTLNNMIDRTDAFVRESGAAMEYVAQNRYFRRIIEKGTTGAFTSGARTVNAAIGAMNGKVANFRKVADAFEASVQKVVGTLASAATELQASAGAMESTASTTSRQATVVANAAEGAAQNVQTVAAATEELSASVEEITRQVNQSADASQEAMTRTERTNMQIKGLAAAAQKIGEVVNLITDIADQTNLLALNATIEAARAGEAGKGFAVVASEVKNLANQTAKATEEISGQIGGIQSATQDAVNAIDEITRSMAGIKNAATTIAAAVEEQGAATREIAQSVQQASQGTTEVTSNIVDVTAAATETGHAAGEVLQAAAELSEQAENLRRAVDGFLSELRKVV
- a CDS encoding HAD-IA family hydrolase, with product MTLQALVFDVDGTLAETEEAHRLSFNETFRESGLPWDWSVADYERLLGTTGGRQRILRHMAEVGFVPPGGQEAEAFARKLHERKTALYNERLRSGGVPFRPGVVRLIREAKAAGLKLAIATTTSPENVSTLLAASGGPEAGDWFDVIGAGNCVPALKPAPDIYLWVLERLGLPAAACLALEDSRNGLRAALAAGLPVVATVATYTRHDDLTGALAVVCDLGDPDAPCRPVAADMRGKSFVDLALLRFWRE